A stretch of Pseudomonas sp. CCC3.1 DNA encodes these proteins:
- a CDS encoding SufE family protein produces MTLPADAQDALDSFEHCASWEQRARLLMQWGQRLPELSDADKIDANRVHGCESQVWLVGELKDGHWQFAASSDARLIRGLVALLLARVNGLSSEALQHVDLPDWFNQLGLSRQLSPSRSNGLNAVLQRMRELSAQH; encoded by the coding sequence ATGACCCTGCCTGCTGACGCCCAAGATGCCCTCGACAGTTTTGAGCACTGTGCCAGTTGGGAACAGCGCGCACGTTTGCTGATGCAATGGGGCCAACGTCTGCCAGAACTGAGCGATGCCGACAAAATCGACGCCAATCGCGTGCATGGCTGTGAAAGCCAAGTGTGGTTGGTGGGCGAGTTAAAAGACGGCCACTGGCAATTTGCTGCCAGCAGCGATGCGCGATTGATTCGTGGGCTGGTGGCGTTATTGCTGGCGCGGGTCAATGGGTTATCCAGCGAAGCATTGCAACACGTGGACCTGCCTGACTGGTTTAACCAGTTGGGCCTGAGCCGCCAACTCTCGCCTTCGCGCAGCAATGGGCTGAATGCGGTGTTGCAACGGATGCGTGAGTTGTCTGCTCAACACTAA
- the tcdA gene encoding tRNA cyclic N6-threonylcarbamoyladenosine(37) synthase TcdA: MSTEDPRFAGVARLYGLEGLERLRAAHVAIVGVGGVGSWAAEAIARCGVGEISLFDLDDVCVSNSNRQLHALSSTIGRDKVEVMAERLRQINPDCIVHEVADFVTRETMAEYITPNIDCVIDCIDSVNAKAALIAWCKRRKIQIITTGGAGGQIDPTLIQVCDLNRTFNDPLASKVRSTLRRDYGFSRTVTRHYSVPCVFSTEQLRYPKPDGSICLQKSFVGDGVKLDCAGGFGAVMMVTATFGMVAATKAVDKIVAGVRRPSEKVKAKP; the protein is encoded by the coding sequence ATGAGTACAGAAGATCCGCGGTTTGCCGGTGTAGCCCGGTTATATGGCTTGGAAGGCCTGGAACGACTGCGTGCGGCGCACGTGGCGATCGTCGGTGTGGGTGGCGTTGGGTCATGGGCGGCCGAGGCGATTGCCCGCTGTGGCGTGGGAGAAATCTCGCTGTTTGACCTGGATGACGTCTGTGTCAGCAACAGCAACCGTCAGTTGCATGCCTTGAGCTCGACCATTGGTCGGGACAAGGTCGAAGTGATGGCTGAGCGTCTGCGCCAGATCAACCCGGACTGCATCGTGCACGAGGTCGCTGATTTCGTGACTCGCGAAACCATGGCCGAGTACATCACCCCCAACATTGATTGCGTGATTGACTGCATCGACAGCGTGAATGCCAAAGCGGCGCTGATTGCCTGGTGCAAACGACGCAAGATCCAGATCATCACCACCGGCGGTGCGGGCGGGCAGATAGACCCGACGCTGATTCAGGTTTGCGACTTGAACCGCACCTTTAATGACCCGCTGGCTTCGAAAGTGCGTTCGACCCTGCGCCGCGACTATGGTTTTTCGCGCACCGTGACCCGTCATTACAGCGTGCCCTGCGTGTTCTCGACCGAACAACTGCGCTATCCCAAGCCAGATGGCAGCATTTGCTTACAAAAGAGTTTTGTCGGGGACGGGGTGAAACTCGATTGTGCCGGTGGTTTTGGCGCCGTGATGATGGTCACGGCCACCTTCGGTATGGTCGCGGCCACCAAGGCCGTGGACAAGATCGTTGCGGGTGTGCGCCGGCCTTCGGAGAAGGTCAAGGCCAAACCCTGA